A section of the Burkholderia mallei ATCC 23344 genome encodes:
- a CDS encoding GNAT family N-acetyltransferase produces MSAIAGNPIAIRAAAAADVPAMLALMRELAEFEQLTHLFVATEADLADALFGARPSAEALVAVNGGTLVGYALYFHNYSTFVGRRGLYLEDLYVQPSQRGTGLGTRMLRRLAAIAVERRCGRFEWTVLDWNQPAIDFYRKMGADVMPDWRVVRVAGDALARLADGAA; encoded by the coding sequence GTGAGCGCCATCGCGGGCAACCCGATCGCGATTCGCGCGGCGGCCGCGGCCGACGTGCCCGCGATGCTCGCGCTGATGCGCGAGCTCGCCGAATTCGAGCAGCTCACGCATCTGTTCGTCGCAACCGAGGCGGATCTCGCCGACGCGCTCTTCGGCGCGCGGCCGTCCGCCGAGGCGCTCGTCGCGGTGAACGGCGGCACGCTCGTCGGCTATGCGCTCTACTTTCACAACTACTCGACGTTCGTCGGCCGTCGCGGCCTGTATCTCGAGGATCTGTACGTGCAGCCGTCGCAGCGCGGCACGGGGCTCGGCACGCGCATGCTGCGCCGGCTCGCGGCGATCGCCGTCGAGCGCCGCTGCGGGCGCTTCGAATGGACCGTGCTCGACTGGAATCAGCCGGCGATCGATTTCTACCGGAAGATGGGCGCGGACGTGATGCCCGACTGGCGCGTCGTGCGCGTGGCGGGCGACGCGCTCGCCCGGCTCGCGGACGGCGCCGCGTAG
- a CDS encoding sodium:proton antiporter — MKRHAAWAGMALGGALGAAPALASAATLDGAALSAFWAVPFAGILLSIAVFPLIAPVFWHHHFGKIAAAWAVAFLVPFAATFGFGTAFGTLMHALFEEYIPFIVLLSALYTVAGGICVRGNLHGTPRLNTGILALGTVLASVMGTTGAAMLLIRPLLRANDNRKHVVHVVVFFIFLVANAGGSLSPLGDPPLFLGFLNGVDFFWTTIHLALPMLFICAILLTLFFVLDTYFYRKGGEEGKPFLDPTPDSHGVSIEGKVNFVLLGAVIALVLMSGLWKPGIAFDLFGTHVALQNAVRDVALVAVALVSLAVTPRSAREGNAFNWAPIEEVAKLFAGIFVTIAPVIVILRAGGDGVFAPIVHLVTGADGKPVDAMYFWATGVLSSFLDNAPTYLVFFNLAGGDAQTLMTTGATTLAAISAGAVFMGANSYIGNAPNFMVKAIAESRGVRMPSFFAYLGWALAILVPVFLLTTWVFFSAQAAQ, encoded by the coding sequence ATGAAACGACATGCCGCCTGGGCGGGCATGGCGCTGGGAGGCGCATTAGGCGCCGCGCCCGCGCTCGCATCGGCCGCAACGCTCGACGGTGCCGCGCTTTCCGCGTTCTGGGCGGTTCCGTTCGCCGGCATCCTGTTGTCGATCGCGGTCTTTCCGCTGATCGCGCCGGTGTTCTGGCATCACCATTTCGGCAAGATCGCGGCGGCGTGGGCGGTTGCGTTCCTGGTGCCGTTCGCCGCGACGTTCGGCTTCGGCACCGCGTTCGGCACGCTGATGCACGCGCTGTTCGAGGAATACATCCCGTTCATCGTGCTGCTGAGCGCGCTGTATACGGTCGCGGGCGGTATCTGCGTGCGCGGCAACCTGCACGGCACGCCCAGGCTCAATACGGGCATCCTCGCGCTCGGCACCGTGCTCGCGAGCGTGATGGGCACCACGGGTGCCGCGATGCTGCTGATCCGTCCGCTCCTGCGCGCGAACGACAATCGCAAGCACGTCGTGCACGTCGTCGTGTTCTTCATCTTTCTCGTGGCGAACGCGGGCGGCTCGCTGTCGCCGCTCGGCGATCCGCCGCTCTTCCTCGGCTTTCTGAACGGCGTCGATTTCTTCTGGACGACGATCCATCTCGCGCTGCCGATGCTGTTCATCTGCGCGATCCTGCTCACGCTCTTCTTCGTGCTCGATACCTACTTCTATCGAAAGGGCGGCGAGGAAGGCAAGCCGTTCCTCGATCCGACGCCCGATTCGCACGGCGTGTCGATCGAGGGCAAGGTCAATTTCGTGCTGCTCGGCGCGGTGATCGCGCTCGTGCTGATGAGCGGCCTCTGGAAGCCGGGCATCGCGTTCGATCTGTTCGGCACGCACGTCGCGCTGCAGAATGCGGTGCGCGATGTCGCGCTCGTCGCGGTCGCGCTCGTGTCGCTCGCGGTCACGCCGCGTTCGGCGCGCGAGGGCAACGCGTTCAACTGGGCGCCGATCGAGGAGGTCGCGAAGCTGTTCGCGGGCATCTTCGTGACGATCGCGCCCGTGATCGTGATTCTGCGCGCGGGCGGCGACGGCGTGTTCGCGCCGATCGTCCATCTCGTCACGGGCGCCGACGGCAAGCCGGTCGACGCGATGTACTTCTGGGCGACGGGCGTGCTCTCGTCGTTCCTCGACAACGCGCCGACCTATCTCGTGTTCTTCAATCTCGCGGGCGGCGATGCGCAGACGCTGATGACGACGGGGGCGACGACGCTCGCGGCGATCTCGGCGGGCGCCGTGTTCATGGGCGCGAACAGCTACATCGGCAACGCGCCGAATTTCATGGTGAAGGCGATCGCCGAGTCGCGCGGCGTGCGGATGCCGAGCTTCTTCGCGTACCTCGGCTGGGCGCTCGCGATTCTCGTGCCGGTGTTCCTGCTGACGACGTGGGTGTTCTTCAGCGCTCAGGCGGCGCAATGA
- the fdxA gene encoding ferredoxin FdxA, producing the protein MTHVVTEACIKCKYTDCVDVCPVDCFREGPNFLAIDPDECIDCAVCVAECPTNAIYAEEDVPGDQQHFTALNAELAKDWPSITKTKPAPADANEWKDVQEKLHLLER; encoded by the coding sequence ATGACCCACGTTGTGACCGAAGCGTGCATCAAGTGCAAATACACGGATTGCGTCGATGTGTGCCCTGTGGACTGTTTCCGTGAAGGCCCGAACTTCCTCGCGATCGATCCGGACGAGTGCATCGACTGCGCGGTGTGCGTCGCCGAATGTCCGACCAACGCGATCTACGCGGAAGAAGACGTGCCGGGCGACCAGCAGCACTTCACGGCGCTGAACGCCGAGCTCGCGAAGGACTGGCCCTCGATCACGAAGACGAAGCCCGCGCCCGCCGACGCCAACGAATGGAAGGACGTGCAGGAGAAGCTGCACCTGCTCGAGCGCTGA
- a CDS encoding DNA recombination protein RmuC — protein MTETLLLAAIVALAVALVVALVMLLRGGPRGGGLERLAEQIDDANDAHAHAAERLERELRAEIVDGARHSRTELAGNFAQLQQTLAAQLTSVATVQNNQIDGFAQQLAKLVAGNTQQFDAMRDTLQRQAQLAREEQGTALRHFGDTLNQQLTQLTQANDRRIGEVRATLETRLKEIEANNAAKLEEMRRTVDEKLHATLEQRLGESFKLVSDRLEQVHRGLGEMQTLAAGVGDLKKVLTNVKTRGTWGEVQLEALLEQMLTPDQYAKNVATVPKSGERVEFAIRLPGRHDEGAAGGGEPVWLPIDAKFPREDYERLIDAQERADAAAVEEAARALEARIRAEARTIAEKYVAPPHTTDFALLFLPTEGLYAEILRRPGLTDLLQRDYRVTVAGPTTLTALLNSLQMGFRTLAIEKRSSEVWQVLGAVKTEFGKFGDVLARTKSQLETVTRSIEAAEQRTRVMNRKLKQVEALPGEAANGLLGVDGAEADES, from the coding sequence ATGACCGAAACCTTGTTGCTGGCCGCGATCGTCGCGCTCGCGGTGGCGCTCGTCGTCGCGCTCGTCATGCTGTTGCGCGGCGGCCCGCGCGGCGGTGGCCTCGAGCGGCTCGCCGAGCAGATCGACGACGCGAACGACGCGCACGCGCATGCGGCCGAGCGCCTCGAGCGCGAACTGCGCGCGGAGATCGTCGACGGCGCGCGCCATTCGCGCACCGAGCTCGCGGGCAACTTCGCGCAATTGCAGCAGACGCTTGCCGCACAGCTCACGAGCGTCGCGACGGTGCAGAACAATCAGATCGACGGCTTCGCGCAGCAGCTCGCGAAGCTCGTCGCGGGCAACACGCAGCAGTTCGACGCGATGCGCGACACGCTGCAGCGGCAGGCGCAGCTCGCGCGCGAAGAGCAAGGCACGGCGCTCCGGCATTTCGGCGATACGCTCAACCAGCAGCTCACGCAACTGACGCAGGCGAACGATCGCCGGATCGGCGAGGTGCGCGCGACGCTCGAGACGCGCCTGAAGGAAATCGAGGCGAACAATGCGGCGAAGCTAGAAGAGATGCGCCGCACCGTCGACGAGAAGCTGCACGCGACGCTCGAGCAGCGCCTCGGCGAATCGTTCAAGCTCGTGTCGGACCGGCTCGAGCAGGTGCACCGCGGGCTCGGCGAGATGCAGACGCTCGCGGCGGGCGTCGGCGACCTGAAGAAGGTGCTGACGAACGTGAAGACGCGCGGCACCTGGGGTGAGGTGCAGCTCGAGGCGCTGCTCGAGCAGATGCTGACGCCGGATCAATACGCGAAGAACGTCGCGACGGTGCCGAAGAGCGGCGAGCGCGTCGAGTTCGCGATCCGGCTGCCGGGGCGGCACGACGAAGGCGCGGCGGGCGGCGGGGAACCAGTGTGGTTGCCGATCGACGCGAAATTCCCGCGTGAAGACTACGAACGCCTGATCGACGCGCAGGAACGCGCGGACGCGGCGGCTGTCGAGGAGGCCGCGCGCGCGCTCGAGGCGCGGATTCGCGCGGAGGCGCGCACGATCGCCGAAAAGTACGTCGCGCCGCCGCACACGACCGATTTCGCGCTGCTGTTCTTGCCGACCGAAGGGCTCTACGCGGAGATCCTGCGCCGCCCCGGCCTGACCGATCTGCTGCAGCGCGACTATCGCGTGACGGTGGCCGGCCCGACGACGCTGACGGCGCTGCTGAACAGTCTGCAGATGGGGTTCCGCACGCTCGCGATCGAGAAGCGCTCGAGCGAGGTCTGGCAGGTGCTCGGCGCGGTGAAGACCGAATTCGGCAAGTTCGGCGACGTGCTCGCGCGCACGAAATCGCAGCTCGAGACGGTCACGCGCTCGATCGAGGCGGCCGAACAGCGCACGCGCGTGATGAACCGCAAGCTCAAGCAGGTCGAGGCGCTGCCGGGCGAGGCCGCGAACGGCCTGCTCGGCGTGGACGGGGCCGAGGCCGACGAGAGCTGA
- a CDS encoding 2-hydroxyacid dehydrogenase, producing MQKILVARPIFPDVIERLKQYFDVDWNDGDALAPDALKARLADKDGALTAGDMIDASVLAAAPRLRVVSNMAVGYNNFDIGAFDAAHVLGTNTPDVLTETTADFGWALMMAAARRITESEHWLRAGQWRKWSYDSFLGADIHGATLGVLGMGRIGQALARRARGFGMRVIYHNRSRVAPEIEAALNAEYVPKAALLAQADHVVLVLPYSAQSHHTIGAAELALMKPSATLTNIARGGIVDDAALADALREKRIAAAGLDVFEGEPSVHPALLDVPNVVLTPHIASASEGTRRAMANLAADNLIAALGAGPRAGRPPNPINPGVLGKARI from the coding sequence ATGCAGAAAATCCTGGTCGCGCGCCCGATCTTTCCGGACGTGATCGAGCGGCTCAAGCAGTATTTCGACGTCGACTGGAACGACGGCGACGCGCTCGCCCCCGATGCGCTGAAGGCGCGCCTCGCGGACAAGGACGGCGCGCTGACGGCGGGCGACATGATCGACGCGTCGGTGCTCGCGGCCGCGCCGCGGCTGCGCGTCGTGTCGAACATGGCGGTCGGCTACAACAACTTCGACATCGGCGCGTTCGACGCCGCGCACGTGCTCGGCACCAACACGCCCGACGTGCTGACCGAGACGACGGCCGATTTCGGCTGGGCGCTGATGATGGCGGCCGCGCGGCGGATCACCGAATCCGAGCACTGGCTGCGCGCGGGGCAATGGCGCAAGTGGTCGTACGACAGCTTTCTCGGCGCGGACATTCACGGCGCGACGCTCGGCGTGCTCGGCATGGGCCGCATCGGCCAGGCGCTCGCGCGCCGCGCGCGCGGCTTCGGCATGCGCGTGATCTATCACAACCGCTCGCGCGTCGCGCCCGAGATCGAGGCCGCGCTCAACGCCGAATACGTGCCGAAGGCGGCGCTGCTCGCGCAAGCCGATCACGTCGTGCTCGTGCTGCCGTACTCGGCGCAAAGTCATCACACGATCGGCGCGGCCGAGCTCGCGCTGATGAAGCCGAGCGCGACGCTCACGAACATCGCGCGCGGCGGGATCGTCGACGACGCGGCGCTCGCCGACGCGCTGCGCGAGAAGCGGATCGCGGCGGCGGGCCTCGACGTGTTCGAAGGCGAGCCGAGCGTGCATCCGGCGCTGCTCGACGTGCCGAACGTCGTGCTGACGCCGCACATCGCGAGCGCGAGCGAAGGCACGCGCCGCGCGATGGCGAATCTCGCGGCGGACAACCTGATCGCGGCGCTCGGCGCGGGCCCGCGCGCGGGCCGCCCGCCGAATCCGATCAATCCCGGCGTGCTGGGGAAGGCTCGCATATGA
- a CDS encoding LutC/YkgG family protein, giving the protein MDTSAARRNILARIRAAQGRPAELADVEREHAADYVERHPAGPRPPLGDDLVSRFVDEALRLATTVDTVASMRDAPAAAAAYLRRMGLGTQAIAWPTLDALDWAGAGLAVEFRKPVDGDRIGITGCFCATAETGSLVLLSSPTTCASAALLPETHIALVSASRIVAGHEDAFALIRAERGVLPRAVNFVSGPSRTGDIEQTIVLGAHGPSRVHAIVVRDA; this is encoded by the coding sequence ATGGACACATCGGCCGCCCGCCGCAACATCCTCGCGCGCATCCGCGCGGCGCAGGGCCGCCCGGCCGAGCTGGCCGACGTGGAGCGCGAGCATGCGGCCGACTATGTCGAGCGCCATCCGGCGGGCCCGCGCCCGCCGCTCGGCGACGATCTCGTTTCGCGCTTCGTCGACGAGGCGCTGCGGCTCGCAACGACGGTCGATACCGTCGCGTCGATGCGCGATGCGCCCGCCGCGGCTGCCGCGTATCTGCGGCGCATGGGGCTCGGCACGCAGGCGATCGCGTGGCCGACGCTCGACGCGCTCGATTGGGCGGGCGCGGGGCTCGCGGTCGAATTCAGGAAGCCCGTCGACGGCGATCGCATCGGCATCACCGGCTGTTTTTGCGCGACGGCGGAAACCGGTTCGCTGGTTCTGCTGTCTAGTCCGACGACGTGCGCGTCCGCCGCGCTGCTGCCCGAGACCCATATCGCGCTCGTGAGCGCGTCGCGCATCGTCGCCGGGCACGAGGACGCGTTCGCGCTGATCCGCGCGGAGCGCGGCGTATTGCCGCGTGCGGTGAACTTCGTGTCGGGGCCGTCGCGCACCGGTGACATCGAGCAGACGATCGTGCTCGGCGCGCACGGGCCGTCGCGGGTTCACGCGATCGTCGTGCGTGACGCGTGA
- the mobA gene encoding molybdenum cofactor guanylyltransferase MobA — MPSHAAPACPITGLLLAGGRGTRMGGVDKGLQPLRGEPLALHVLRRLAPQVDALVISANRHFDAYATIGAPFRAPIVADAHADFAGPLAGLAAGMRAARTPLVLCVPCDSPFLPDDLAARLAAALDAQHADIAFATTLDAHGGIAPQPVFALVRTALADDLAAYLAAGERKMRAWYARHKSVEVPFSDERAFYNANSLRDLAGLERA; from the coding sequence ATGCCGTCGCACGCCGCGCCCGCCTGCCCGATCACCGGCCTCTTGCTCGCCGGCGGACGCGGCACGCGAATGGGCGGCGTCGACAAGGGGTTGCAGCCGCTGCGCGGCGAGCCGCTCGCGCTGCACGTGCTGCGCCGGCTCGCGCCGCAGGTCGACGCGCTCGTCATCAGCGCGAATCGCCACTTCGACGCTTACGCGACGATCGGCGCGCCGTTTCGCGCGCCGATCGTCGCGGATGCGCACGCGGACTTCGCCGGCCCGCTCGCCGGGCTTGCCGCGGGCATGCGCGCGGCCCGCACGCCGCTCGTCCTGTGCGTGCCGTGCGACTCGCCGTTTCTGCCCGACGATCTCGCCGCGCGCCTCGCCGCCGCGCTCGACGCGCAGCATGCGGACATCGCGTTCGCGACGACGCTCGACGCCCATGGCGGCATCGCGCCGCAGCCCGTCTTCGCGCTCGTGCGCACCGCGCTCGCCGACGATCTCGCCGCGTATCTCGCGGCCGGCGAGCGCAAGATGCGCGCGTGGTACGCACGCCACAAGAGCGTCGAAGTGCCGTTTAGCGACGAGCGGGCGTTTTACAATGCAAACTCTTTGCGGGACTTGGCCGGCCTAGAACGCGCATGA
- the pncB gene encoding nicotinate phosphoribosyltransferase, translating to MIITSLLDTDLYKFTMMQVVLHHFPAASVEYRFKCRTPGVDLVPYIDEIRAEVRSLCELRFTDSELDYLRRLRFVKSDFVDFLALFHLNEKYISITPSQKGGGEIDIEIKGPWLHTILFEIPVLAIVNEVYFRNTQRRPDYREGRGRLREKIKLLGAKPEFADCKIADYGTRRRFSKVWHEEVLRTLQDGLGPQFAGTSNVYYAMTHEITPLGTMAHEYLQACQALGPRLRDSQTYGLEMWAKEYRGDLGIALSDVYGMDAFLRDFDMYFCKLFDGARHDSGDPFDWGERLIKHYEENRCDPRTKVLVFSDALDIPKVMQLYARFRGRCKLAFGVGTNLTNDLGYQPLQIVIKMVRCNGQPVAKLSDSPGKSMCDDKAYLAYLRQVFGITQPPDDDAGK from the coding sequence ATGATCATCACTTCGCTGCTCGATACCGACCTGTACAAATTCACGATGATGCAGGTCGTCCTGCATCATTTCCCGGCCGCAAGCGTCGAATATCGCTTCAAGTGCCGCACGCCCGGCGTCGATCTCGTGCCGTACATCGACGAGATCCGCGCCGAGGTTCGCTCGCTCTGCGAGCTGCGCTTCACCGATTCCGAGCTCGACTATCTGCGCCGGCTGCGCTTCGTCAAGAGCGATTTCGTCGATTTTCTCGCGCTCTTTCACCTGAACGAGAAGTACATCTCGATCACGCCGTCGCAAAAGGGCGGCGGCGAGATCGACATCGAGATCAAGGGGCCGTGGCTGCACACGATCCTTTTCGAGATTCCGGTACTCGCGATCGTCAACGAGGTGTACTTCCGCAACACGCAGCGCCGGCCGGATTACCGCGAAGGGCGCGGCCGGCTGCGCGAGAAGATCAAGCTGCTCGGCGCGAAGCCCGAATTCGCCGATTGCAAGATCGCCGATTACGGCACGCGCCGCCGCTTCTCGAAGGTCTGGCACGAGGAGGTGCTGCGCACGCTGCAGGACGGGCTCGGGCCGCAGTTCGCCGGCACGAGCAACGTCTATTACGCGATGACGCACGAGATCACGCCGCTCGGCACGATGGCGCACGAATATCTGCAGGCGTGCCAGGCGCTCGGCCCGCGGCTGCGCGATTCGCAGACCTACGGTCTCGAGATGTGGGCGAAGGAATATCGCGGCGATCTCGGCATCGCGCTGTCCGACGTCTACGGGATGGACGCGTTCCTGCGCGACTTCGACATGTACTTCTGCAAGCTCTTCGACGGCGCGCGCCACGATTCGGGCGATCCGTTCGACTGGGGCGAGCGGCTCATCAAGCACTACGAGGAGAACCGCTGCGACCCGCGCACGAAGGTGCTCGTGTTCTCCGACGCGCTCGATATCCCGAAGGTCATGCAGCTGTACGCACGCTTTCGCGGACGCTGCAAGCTCGCGTTCGGCGTCGGCACGAACCTCACCAACGATCTCGGCTATCAGCCGTTGCAGATCGTCATCAAGATGGTGCGATGCAACGGGCAGCCGGTCGCGAAGCTGTCGGATTCGCCGGGCAAGAGCATGTGCGACGACAAGGCCTACCTCGCGTATCTGCGCCAGGTGTTCGGGATCACGCAGCCGCCCGACGACGACGCGGGCAAGTAA
- the glp gene encoding molybdopterin molybdotransferase MoeA → MTTHTTPTPSATSGHTVALSVDEARALALRFAERVAQVERVALRDALGRVLAEDVASPFDIPAYDNAAMDGYAFDGAALAAPAADGVLALAVAGRALAGHPFDGPRIAPHACVRIMTGAQMPAGCDTVIPQEKVDATGDVVRFPAAAVARGEHCRRAGEDLARGARALAAGRVVRAADLGLLASLGIAEVAVRRRVRVAFFSTGDELQTPGEPPREGGLYDSNRATLAGMLARIGVETLDLGIVRDDPAALEGALEGALTTAAAQADAVITSGGVSVGDADFTRALLATLGDVTFASVAMRPGRPLACGRIRASGREERPALFFGLPGNPVAVAATFIVIVRDALFAMMGAEAQPLPRYPAVCDAPINKRAGRTEYLRGRAARDASGVWRVVPAGSQSSASLKSLSDANCFIVLAHDAARVDAGTTVDILPFDGAI, encoded by the coding sequence ATGACCACGCACACCACGCCTACGCCATCCGCCACGTCCGGGCACACCGTCGCGCTGAGCGTCGACGAAGCGCGCGCGCTCGCGTTGCGCTTCGCCGAACGCGTCGCGCAGGTCGAACGCGTCGCGTTGCGCGATGCGCTCGGCCGCGTGCTCGCCGAAGACGTCGCGTCGCCGTTCGACATCCCCGCGTACGACAACGCCGCGATGGACGGCTACGCGTTCGACGGCGCGGCGCTCGCCGCGCCCGCCGCCGACGGCGTGCTCGCGCTCGCCGTGGCGGGCCGCGCGCTCGCGGGGCACCCGTTCGACGGCCCTCGCATCGCGCCGCACGCATGCGTGCGCATCATGACCGGCGCGCAGATGCCGGCCGGCTGCGACACCGTGATTCCGCAGGAAAAAGTCGACGCGACGGGCGACGTCGTGCGCTTTCCGGCCGCGGCCGTCGCGCGCGGCGAACACTGCCGCCGCGCGGGCGAAGATCTCGCGCGCGGCGCGCGCGCGCTCGCCGCCGGCCGCGTCGTGCGCGCAGCCGATCTCGGCCTGCTCGCGTCGCTCGGCATCGCCGAGGTCGCGGTGCGCCGCCGCGTGCGCGTCGCGTTCTTCTCGACGGGCGACGAACTCCAGACGCCGGGCGAGCCGCCGCGCGAAGGCGGCCTCTACGACAGCAACCGCGCGACGCTCGCCGGCATGCTCGCCCGCATCGGCGTCGAGACGCTCGATCTCGGCATCGTGCGCGACGATCCCGCCGCGCTCGAAGGCGCGCTCGAAGGCGCGCTGACGACGGCGGCCGCGCAGGCGGACGCGGTGATCACGTCGGGCGGCGTATCGGTGGGCGACGCCGACTTCACGCGCGCGCTGCTCGCAACGCTTGGCGACGTCACGTTCGCGAGCGTCGCGATGCGCCCCGGCCGGCCGCTCGCGTGCGGGCGCATTCGGGCAAGCGGGCGCGAGGAGCGGCCCGCGCTCTTCTTCGGCCTGCCGGGCAACCCGGTCGCGGTCGCGGCGACCTTCATCGTGATCGTGCGCGACGCGCTCTTCGCGATGATGGGCGCCGAGGCGCAACCGCTCCCCCGCTATCCAGCCGTCTGCGACGCGCCGATCAACAAACGCGCGGGTCGCACCGAATATCTGCGCGGCCGGGCGGCGCGCGATGCGAGCGGCGTCTGGCGCGTGGTGCCCGCCGGCTCGCAAAGCTCGGCGTCGCTCAAGAGCCTGAGCGACGCGAACTGCTTCATCGTGCTCGCGCACGACGCCGCACGCGTCGACGCCGGCACGACGGTGGACATCCTGCCGTTCGACGGCGCCATCTGA
- a CDS encoding DUF4088 family protein — translation MGQITLTLKDDTVVSLRKDYDAFVRVSLKLDPQFVTPSFEDFLRAKLLDSMVPLTEHAVQRLLQGGQYAWAKRTLDKEFPDVVSILIRQAGDFGFGFASRSEWTPDELAKACRDWAAAVVSGAQGDAALVDPLAAQIKSAVTDIQTLEERMQTPAWRLAESLRQRVYEAKLACEMSVGSVAREKLGELRGLLRLGIAHGSFQKQEAQQIMEYLRLLKPEIFIEEPYDIFTRIAAWLRSMFMDATPARGAQQNASQPPGQRRS, via the coding sequence ATGGGCCAGATCACTCTCACGCTGAAAGACGACACCGTCGTTTCCTTGCGCAAAGACTACGACGCGTTCGTGCGCGTGTCGCTCAAGCTCGATCCGCAATTCGTCACGCCGTCGTTCGAGGATTTCCTGCGCGCGAAGCTGCTCGACAGCATGGTGCCGCTCACCGAGCACGCGGTTCAGCGGCTCCTGCAGGGCGGCCAGTATGCATGGGCGAAGCGCACGCTCGACAAGGAGTTTCCGGACGTCGTCTCGATCCTGATCCGGCAGGCGGGAGACTTCGGTTTCGGCTTCGCGTCGCGCTCCGAATGGACGCCCGACGAGCTCGCGAAAGCGTGCCGCGACTGGGCCGCCGCCGTCGTGTCCGGCGCGCAGGGCGACGCGGCGCTCGTCGATCCGCTCGCCGCGCAGATCAAGTCGGCCGTCACCGACATTCAAACGCTCGAGGAACGGATGCAGACGCCCGCGTGGCGACTCGCCGAATCGCTGCGGCAACGCGTATACGAGGCGAAGCTCGCATGCGAGATGAGCGTCGGCAGCGTCGCGCGCGAAAAGCTCGGCGAACTGCGCGGCCTGCTCAGGCTCGGCATCGCGCACGGCTCGTTCCAGAAGCAGGAAGCGCAGCAGATCATGGAATACCTGCGCCTGTTGAAGCCCGAGATCTTCATCGAGGAGCCGTACGATATCTTCACGCGCATCGCCGCGTGGCTGCGCAGCATGTTCATGGACGCGACGCCCGCGCGCGGCGCGCAGCAAAACGCATCGCAGCCGCCAGGCCAGCGGCGTTCGTAG
- a CDS encoding CreA family protein: protein MKNRYFAALATCAALLPIASTARGEEVASVNTNFRLTGSDRVVVEAYDDPLVSGVTCYVSRARTGGIKGTLGIAEDPTEASIACRQVAPIRFTEPLRQQTDVFSERLSFIFKTLHVVRVVDKKRNTLVYLTYSDRIATGSPKNSVTAVPVPAGTPIPLR, encoded by the coding sequence ATGAAAAACCGTTATTTCGCTGCCCTCGCGACCTGCGCCGCCCTCCTTCCGATCGCCTCGACCGCGCGCGGCGAGGAAGTCGCCAGCGTCAACACCAACTTCCGCCTGACGGGCTCCGACCGGGTCGTCGTCGAAGCGTACGACGACCCGCTCGTGAGCGGCGTTACCTGCTATGTGTCGCGCGCGCGCACGGGCGGCATCAAGGGCACGCTCGGCATCGCCGAGGATCCGACCGAGGCGTCGATCGCGTGCCGGCAGGTCGCGCCGATCCGCTTCACCGAACCGCTCAGGCAGCAGACCGACGTGTTCAGCGAACGGCTGTCGTTCATTTTCAAGACGCTGCACGTCGTGCGCGTCGTCGACAAGAAGCGCAACACGCTCGTCTACCTGACCTACAGCGACCGGATCGCGACGGGCAGCCCGAAAAACAGCGTGACCGCCGTGCCCGTGCCGGCCGGCACGCCGATTCCGCTGCGGTAA